A genomic segment from Polyangium mundeleinium encodes:
- a CDS encoding vWA domain-containing protein: protein MQRRRTSPTETILRSLRPLALVLALAPVGCGDYSAGSEFLGATPGGAQDMGLARSIIASGGVPTLDDFTPEGLYSEHDLALAAPVPCAKPLCINTAAGLDVGLDDDERDLFVQLGMQSNISEDEFVRKPLNLGIVIDTSGSMDGNLSHVREALHTLVDNLRPDDRVALVEFAASANTILSSTPVSDKESLHEAIDEITTGGSTSLEEGMKLGYAVIDEHVQSGTLSRLMVFTDAMPNVGATDAASFQSMVKAASALDIGFTFFGFGANFDASFVDQIGHLRGGNYRFVGAEDVKPIFEEELDFLVTPIAYDLRVSTAAAEGTAVSTVYGVPQLGEHGSGELFDVTTVFLSKRKGGIVLRLDGTNLEPLVSGEAIEAGSVTIEYATPEGAVETDTLPIRLPFQTLPGPTDALLPTPHIARTLAVTNEYLVMKRLCGDFHAGSLDPVDGAARLEQAIARLTSADAALSDENLKREITLLQKLGQNLGLAAGTP, encoded by the coding sequence ATGCAACGACGACGAACGTCTCCCACGGAAACGATCCTTCGCTCGCTTCGTCCCCTGGCCCTCGTGCTTGCGCTCGCGCCCGTCGGGTGCGGCGATTATTCGGCCGGGAGTGAATTCCTCGGGGCCACGCCCGGCGGCGCCCAGGACATGGGGCTCGCGCGCAGCATCATCGCGTCCGGCGGCGTGCCGACCCTCGACGATTTCACCCCCGAGGGCCTCTACTCCGAGCACGACCTCGCCCTCGCGGCCCCCGTGCCCTGCGCAAAACCGCTCTGCATCAACACGGCCGCGGGCCTCGATGTCGGCCTCGACGACGACGAGCGCGACCTCTTCGTTCAGCTCGGCATGCAATCGAACATCAGCGAGGATGAATTCGTCCGCAAGCCGCTGAACCTCGGCATCGTGATCGACACGAGCGGCTCGATGGATGGAAACCTCTCGCACGTGCGCGAGGCGCTGCACACGCTCGTCGACAACCTCCGGCCAGACGATCGCGTGGCCCTCGTGGAGTTCGCTGCGAGCGCGAACACGATCCTCAGCTCGACGCCCGTCTCCGACAAGGAATCGCTGCACGAGGCGATCGACGAGATCACGACCGGCGGCTCGACCTCGCTGGAGGAGGGCATGAAGCTCGGGTATGCCGTGATCGACGAGCACGTGCAGAGCGGCACGCTCTCGCGGCTGATGGTGTTCACCGACGCGATGCCGAACGTCGGCGCGACCGACGCCGCGAGCTTTCAGTCGATGGTCAAGGCGGCCTCGGCGCTCGACATCGGCTTCACGTTCTTCGGCTTCGGCGCGAACTTCGACGCCTCGTTCGTCGACCAGATCGGCCACCTGCGCGGCGGAAACTATCGATTCGTGGGCGCCGAGGACGTGAAGCCGATCTTCGAAGAGGAGCTCGATTTCCTGGTGACGCCCATTGCGTACGATCTCCGCGTCTCCACGGCGGCGGCCGAGGGGACCGCGGTCTCCACGGTGTACGGCGTGCCGCAGCTCGGCGAGCATGGGAGCGGCGAGCTCTTCGACGTGACCACGGTGTTCCTGAGCAAACGCAAAGGGGGCATCGTGCTCCGGCTCGACGGGACGAACCTCGAGCCGCTCGTCTCGGGCGAGGCGATCGAGGCGGGCTCGGTGACGATCGAATACGCGACGCCGGAGGGCGCCGTCGAGACGGACACGCTGCCGATCCGCTTGCCCTTCCAGACGCTGCCGGGGCCGACGGACGCGCTCTTGCCGACCCCGCACATCGCGCGGACGCTCGCCGTGACGAACGAATACCTCGTGATGAAGCGGCTCTGCGGGGATTTTCACGCCGGCAGCCTCGACCCCGTGGACGGGGCCGCGCGGCTCGAACAGGCGATCGCGCGGCTCACGAGCGCCGACGCGGCCCTCTCTGACGAGAACCTGAAGCGGGAGATCACCCTGCTCCAGAAGCTCGGGCAAAACCTCGGCCTCGCCGCGGGGACGCCATGA
- a CDS encoding MFS transporter codes for MSQGPLEPYAPPVATERVPPSGERAEDAATRRGRWTAWVLTWVSYATYYLGRKGISVAKAPIMESLGKDALRNVETAYLAAYMVGQYVNGMLGDRVGARRLVGVGMLVSAGACFAFSASSVGIAFLVAFLVNGFAQSSGWPGNVKAMAEWTTSENRGRVMGVWATCYQAGGIIATWFATFMLSLYGWRASFWAPAVVVALVGVLVLLFLKPGPGAVVVPVAGAGSAAVAETQRAERNRVLRNPTVWFYGASYFGMKLIRYSILFWLPFYLTTALHYSKTGAGYMSISFEVGGVLGTIGMGALSDRYRHLPRSWFAAAWLVLLAGALFLYAQLGSTGTVTNFVVMAFVGAMLFGPDSLISGAAAQDAGGKYAAATALGVVNGVGSIGAILQEYVTRGVSERYGWDKLFYVFVALAVFSAVCLVPTFRPRKA; via the coding sequence ATGAGCCAAGGCCCTCTCGAGCCCTATGCGCCGCCCGTCGCGACCGAGCGAGTCCCGCCGTCCGGCGAGCGTGCCGAGGACGCAGCGACGCGTCGAGGACGGTGGACTGCGTGGGTCCTCACGTGGGTCTCCTACGCGACGTATTACTTGGGGCGCAAAGGGATCAGCGTTGCGAAGGCGCCCATCATGGAGAGCCTCGGCAAGGACGCGCTGCGCAACGTTGAGACGGCGTACCTCGCGGCGTACATGGTCGGCCAGTACGTGAACGGCATGCTCGGCGATCGTGTGGGGGCGCGCCGGCTCGTGGGCGTGGGCATGCTCGTCTCGGCGGGCGCGTGCTTCGCGTTCAGCGCGTCGAGCGTGGGGATCGCGTTTCTCGTCGCGTTCCTGGTGAACGGCTTCGCGCAATCGTCGGGCTGGCCGGGCAATGTGAAGGCGATGGCCGAGTGGACGACGTCCGAGAACCGCGGCCGCGTGATGGGCGTGTGGGCGACGTGTTATCAGGCCGGCGGCATCATCGCGACCTGGTTCGCCACGTTCATGCTGAGCCTCTATGGCTGGCGCGCGAGCTTTTGGGCCCCGGCCGTCGTCGTCGCGCTCGTTGGCGTGCTCGTGCTCCTGTTCCTGAAGCCGGGGCCGGGGGCGGTCGTGGTCCCGGTCGCGGGCGCAGGCTCCGCCGCGGTGGCGGAGACGCAGCGGGCGGAGCGGAACCGCGTGCTCAGAAACCCCACGGTCTGGTTTTATGGCGCCTCGTACTTCGGGATGAAGCTCATCCGGTACAGCATCCTGTTCTGGCTGCCGTTTTACCTCACGACGGCGCTCCATTATTCGAAGACGGGCGCCGGGTACATGTCCATTTCGTTCGAGGTCGGCGGCGTGCTCGGCACGATCGGGATGGGGGCGCTCTCCGATCGATATCGCCACCTCCCGCGCTCCTGGTTTGCCGCGGCGTGGCTCGTGCTCCTCGCTGGCGCGCTCTTCTTGTATGCGCAGCTCGGCTCCACGGGCACCGTCACCAATTTCGTCGTGATGGCGTTCGTCGGCGCGATGCTCTTCGGGCCGGACTCGCTCATCAGCGGCGCCGCGGCCCAGGACGCGGGCGGAAAGTACGCGGCCGCCACCGCGCTCGGCGTCGTGAATGGAGTCGGCTCGATCGGGGCGATTCTTCAGGAGTACGTCACGCGTGGCGTGAGCGAGCGCTACGGGTGGGACAAACTGTTTTACGTCTTCGTCGCGCTTGCGGTGTTCTCGGCGGTGTGCCTGGTCCCGACGTTCCGCCCGCGGAAGGCTTGA